The Clostridium chauvoei genome has a window encoding:
- a CDS encoding DUF2953 domain-containing protein: MFKKNKKLSLISLYRSITNNKFRPWFKLKGELDFAFNDAAYTAIGYGLLCNLNPILFAVFNQIFSVKKFKLQINPHFNEDKILNFTISSIIYFNLAHAIRILYLIYNSFENIEEVSPV; encoded by the coding sequence ATTTTCAAAAAAAATAAAAAGCTTTCCTTAATATCACTATATAGAAGTATTACAAATAATAAATTTAGACCTTGGTTTAAACTTAAAGGCGAGCTTGATTTCGCCTTTAATGATGCTGCATATACTGCTATAGGTTATGGATTATTATGTAATCTTAACCCTATACTTTTTGCTGTTTTTAATCAGATTTTTTCAGTAAAAAAATTCAAATTACAAATTAATCCTCATTTTAATGAAGATAAAATATTAAATTTTACTATCTCTAGTATAATTTACTTTAATCTTGCACATGCTATACGTATATTATATTTAATATATAATTCTTTTGAAAACATAGAGGAGGTGTCCCCTGTTTAG
- a CDS encoding FAD-dependent oxidoreductase, with translation MKVIVVGGGWAGCAAAVTAKKAGADVYLYEKTDLLLGLGNVGGIMRNNGRWTASEELKELGAGDLIDVVDNSSRHKDLDFPGHKHASLYDVNIIEGNVREHLSNIGINIFTESRVTDVEVTEKKIKGIYLSDASYVEGDVFVETTGTTGPMGNCLRYGNGCSMCVLRCPAFGPRLSISERCGVSDIQGERDDDILGAFSGSCKLAKESLSDEILEELNTTGKVILQVPKEDVNYGKLSTKVCQQYALKEFAENIILLDTGHAKLMTTYYPLQKLRKIKGLEKAKYVDPYAGSKGNSIRYLSVAPRTNDLKVEGVDNLFCAGEKSGLFVGHTEAICTGSLAGHNAVRLAMGLPLLILPASIAIGDIISYANEKAKTREGRKNRYTFAGAGYFKRMVDQGLYTLDKEEIAARVKKVNLDNVFAQKLINN, from the coding sequence ATAAAAGTTATAGTTGTCGGTGGTGGTTGGGCAGGTTGTGCTGCTGCTGTTACTGCTAAAAAAGCTGGTGCTGATGTATATCTATATGAAAAAACCGATTTGCTATTAGGTTTAGGTAACGTTGGTGGAATAATGAGAAACAATGGTAGATGGACAGCCTCTGAGGAATTAAAAGAATTAGGTGCTGGTGATCTTATTGATGTTGTAGATAATTCCTCAAGACATAAAGATCTTGATTTTCCAGGTCATAAACACGCTAGTTTATATGATGTAAATATTATCGAAGGTAATGTAAGAGAACATTTAAGTAATATTGGTATAAATATCTTTACAGAAAGTAGAGTTACTGATGTAGAAGTAACAGAAAAGAAAATCAAAGGTATATATTTAAGTGATGCTTCTTACGTAGAAGGCGATGTATTTGTGGAAACTACAGGAACTACAGGTCCTATGGGTAACTGTTTAAGATATGGTAATGGATGTTCTATGTGTGTTTTAAGATGCCCTGCTTTTGGTCCTAGATTAAGTATAAGCGAAAGATGTGGTGTATCTGATATTCAAGGTGAAAGAGATGATGATATCTTAGGTGCATTTTCAGGTTCTTGTAAACTTGCAAAAGAAAGTCTTTCTGATGAAATCCTTGAAGAATTAAATACTACTGGTAAAGTTATTCTACAAGTTCCTAAAGAAGATGTTAATTATGGTAAGCTTAGTACTAAAGTATGTCAACAATATGCTTTAAAAGAATTTGCTGAAAATATCATTCTTCTAGATACTGGACATGCTAAACTTATGACTACGTATTACCCTCTTCAAAAATTAAGAAAGATAAAAGGCTTGGAAAAAGCGAAATATGTAGATCCATATGCCGGAAGTAAGGGAAATTCAATAAGATATCTTTCTGTAGCTCCAAGAACTAATGATTTAAAAGTAGAAGGTGTAGATAATCTTTTCTGCGCTGGTGAAAAAAGTGGATTATTTGTTGGTCATACTGAAGCAATTTGCACTGGTAGTCTTGCTGGTCATAATGCTGTTAGATTAGCTATGGGTTTACCTCTTTTAATACTACCTGCATCTATAGCTATAGGTGATATAATATCTTATGCCAATGAAAAAGCTAAAACAAGAGAAGGTAGAAAAAATAGATATACCTTTGCTGGAGCTGGATACTTTAAACGAATGGTTGATCAAGGTTTATATACCTTAGATAAAGAAGAAATTGCAGCAAGAGTTAAAAAGGTAAATTTAGATAATGTTTTTGCTCAAAAACTTATAAATAATTAA
- the scpB gene encoding SMC-Scp complex subunit ScpB, with protein MNKIEINQFEFQGASKKNRIKSSIESLLFVSGEPLNLKTLSSNVEVAPKVLEKILDEMMDEYEEESRGIKLISINGEYQLVTKAQNSEFVQRLLKKNKRQSLSQASLESLAIIAYKQPITRVDIDEIRGVKSESAIQRLIEKELIKEVGRLEVPGRPILFGTTEEFLRQFGLKALNDLPSLDLYSEKEQDESLEILNNAMKEL; from the coding sequence ATGAATAAAATAGAAATAAATCAGTTCGAGTTTCAGGGTGCATCTAAAAAGAATAGAATAAAATCTTCAATTGAATCCTTATTATTTGTAAGTGGAGAGCCTTTAAATTTAAAAACATTGAGTTCTAATGTAGAAGTTGCACCTAAAGTATTAGAAAAAATATTAGATGAGATGATGGATGAGTATGAAGAGGAATCTAGAGGGATAAAACTAATTTCTATAAATGGAGAATATCAATTAGTAACTAAAGCACAAAATAGTGAATTTGTACAACGTTTATTAAAGAAAAACAAACGTCAATCCTTATCTCAAGCTTCTCTTGAAAGTTTAGCTATTATAGCATATAAACAACCAATTACAAGAGTTGATATAGATGAAATTAGAGGGGTAAAGTCAGAAAGTGCTATTCAAAGATTAATAGAAAAAGAGTTGATAAAAGAAGTTGGAAGATTAGAGGTTCCAGGAAGACCTATTTTGTTTGGAACAACGGAAGAGTTTTTAAGACAATTCGGGCTTAAGGCTTTAAATGACCTTCCATCTTTAGATTTATATTCTGAAAAAGAACAAGATGAGTCTTTGGAAATTTTAAATAACGCAATGAAAGAGTTATAA
- the ytfJ gene encoding GerW family sporulation protein, with protein sequence MANEHPVENLMRSTMENLRDMIDVNTVIGEAVETRDGSYIIPISKVTFGFASGGSEFGNQSKSSPNQDAKHPFGGGSGAGVTVKPVAFLVVREDSVRLLPVDQDNACDRVVDSIPTVLEMFKGFFNDIGKHKKHKDKHQSDSCNICDSSIDQCNCDDTDSSSNNLH encoded by the coding sequence ATGGCAAATGAACATCCAGTAGAAAATTTAATGAGAAGTACTATGGAAAATTTAAGAGATATGATAGATGTAAACACCGTTATTGGTGAAGCGGTAGAAACTAGAGATGGCAGTTATATCATCCCAATTTCAAAGGTTACATTTGGATTTGCTTCAGGAGGTAGTGAATTTGGAAATCAAAGTAAATCCTCACCTAATCAAGATGCAAAACATCCTTTTGGTGGTGGTTCTGGTGCAGGAGTTACTGTAAAACCTGTAGCATTTCTAGTAGTACGAGAAGATTCTGTTAGATTATTACCTGTAGATCAAGATAATGCTTGCGATAGAGTAGTTGATTCTATTCCTACTGTTTTAGAAATGTTTAAAGGCTTCTTTAATGATATAGGTAAACATAAAAAACATAAAGATAAGCATCAATCTGATAGTTGTAATATTTGTGATTCTTCAATTGATCAATGTAACTGTGATGATACTGATTCTTCATCTAATAATCTTCATTAA
- a CDS encoding sulfide/dihydroorotate dehydrogenase-like FAD/NAD-binding protein, translating to MFKEAMDCIDAGTEFCPCHLAESGECILCSQLHGSCFCDCSNWKGVCIYQEFKYNGSKAKEGRKTYNCLVKEKVLHQPDVLLIKFEAPHKLAIDLVKPGSFVFIRTDTNVYFDVPISILESDIENNIISIMIEVRGIKTKKLLDINQGDEITIRGPYWNGVFGIKNIQKQKEKNVLVMARGIGMAPMMPVIRKLSENNNNITLILDREPYEDIYVTNFLKKYNITPIEMNLVDKGELSAEGKTALKTLVNEKNITHVHVAGADILTYKVIDYLDELDRKDVTLSCCNNTKMCCGEGVCGSCTARFKGHKVKRFCKVQADPRDVFEGRRFI from the coding sequence ATGTTTAAAGAAGCAATGGATTGTATTGACGCAGGTACAGAATTTTGTCCTTGTCACTTAGCAGAATCTGGAGAATGCATATTATGTTCTCAATTACACGGAAGTTGTTTTTGTGATTGTTCTAATTGGAAGGGGGTTTGTATTTATCAAGAATTTAAGTATAATGGTTCAAAAGCTAAAGAAGGTAGAAAAACTTATAATTGTTTAGTTAAGGAAAAAGTTTTACATCAACCTGATGTATTACTTATTAAATTTGAAGCACCTCATAAGCTTGCAATAGATTTGGTTAAGCCAGGTAGTTTCGTTTTTATTAGAACAGATACAAACGTATATTTTGATGTCCCTATTTCTATATTAGAATCAGATATAGAAAATAATATTATTTCAATAATGATTGAAGTTAGAGGTATAAAAACTAAAAAATTACTTGATATAAACCAAGGTGATGAAATAACTATAAGAGGACCTTATTGGAATGGCGTCTTTGGTATTAAAAACATACAAAAGCAAAAAGAAAAAAATGTTTTGGTAATGGCAAGAGGAATAGGAATGGCTCCTATGATGCCAGTTATAAGAAAACTTAGTGAAAATAATAACAATATTACTCTTATATTAGATAGAGAACCTTATGAAGATATTTATGTAACTAATTTTCTAAAAAAATATAATATAACTCCAATTGAAATGAATTTGGTGGATAAAGGTGAACTATCAGCAGAAGGAAAAACAGCATTGAAAACTTTAGTAAACGAAAAAAATATAACACATGTTCATGTTGCTGGTGCTGATATTTTAACTTATAAAGTAATTGATTATTTAGATGAACTAGATAGAAAGGATGTAACCTTATCTTGCTGTAATAATACAAAGATGTGTTGTGGTGAAGGCGTTTGTGGTAGTTGTACAGCTAGATTTAAAGGTCATAAAGTTAAAAGATTCTGCAAAGTTCAAGCAGATCCAAGAGATGTTTTTGAAGGGAGAAGATTTATATGA